The Zhihengliuella sp. ISTPL4 genomic interval CGCTTCGTGACCCCGGTCTCCCCCGGCGACGAGATCCGCGTCGAGCTCACCGCGAAGCAGATCACGCCGCGGGAGACCGACGAGTACGGCGAGGTGCGCTGGGACGCGGTCCTGAAGAACCAGGACGACGAGCTCGTCGCGACCTACGACGTCCTGACTCTCGTCGCGAAGGAGCTCACCCCCGCCTGCCCCCGAGACCCCGGGTACTCGTCGAGGCCCCGCCCTTCCGACGCGGAGAGGGCGGGGCCTCGGCGCGAAGACGGGGGCTCGCGGGTCAGGGGTGGCGGAGGCCGTCGAGGGCGATCGCGACGACGTCGTCGGCGAGGCGATCGGCGCCCTCACGACCGCCGGGGCGGTACCACTCGACGATCGAGTTGATCATGCCGAACGTCAGGCGGGCCACGACGGCCGCGTCGATGTCGGAGCGCAGGGCGCCCTCGGCCTGCGCCTCCGCGACGAGGGCCGTGATGCGACGGTCGAACGCCCGCCGCCGGGTGAGGGCGCGGCGCTCGACGTCGGTGTTCCCGCGCACGCGCAGCAGCAGCGTCACCGCGGGGAGCTGGTCCACGAGCACATGCACGGCCCCGCGGAGCACGTGCTCCAGGCGGGCGACGGCGTCGGTCGTTTCCGCACCGTCCGGGAGCGGGGCGTCGACCACGGCCTCCAGTCCGCCGAGGGCGCTGTCGAGAGCGCGGTCGAGCATCTCGTCCTTCGACCCGAAGTGATGGTAGATCGCCGACTTCGACAGCCCGAGGCGCTCCGCGAGCATCCCGATCGAGGTCGCGTCGTAGCCGTGCTCGTTGAAGGCGGCCACCGCGACGGCGAGGATCCCCTGCTGGTCGTACCCGGGGCGGCCGCGCCGCGTGGTCTGCATCTCGGACATCCCCCTCAGTCTCGCACCGCCCGCCGCGCGCATCGCGGAGGTCGACGCCGAGACCCCCGCGTGTCAGCGCAGGTCGTAGACGCGCTTGTACTTGCCCTCGCTGCGCGGCAGCGCCCCCGGCTCCTCCAGGCGGACGGCGACCGACGAGCCGATGAACACCTTGATGCGCTGCACGAGCACCTGCGCCGCCGCCTCACACGTCTCCAGGGACAGGTCGGGGTGCCGCTCGATACGGACGGTGAGGGCGTCCATCCGCCCTTCCTTCGTCAGCTCCAGGATGAAGTGCGGCGTGAGCTGCTCGATCCCGAGCACCAGCTCCTCGATCTGCGTCGGGAAGAGGTTGACGCCGCGCAGGATGATCATGTCGTCGTTGCGCCCGGTGACCTTCTCCATCCGCCGCATACCCGGACGCGCCGTGCCGGGGAGCAGGCGGGTGATGTCGCGCGTGCGGTACCGGATGACGGGGAACGCCTCCTTGGTGAGCGAGGTGAAGACGAGCTCTCCCCGCTCGCCGTCCGGCAGCGCCTGCAGCGAGTCGCCGTCGATCACCTCCGGGAGGAAGTGGTCCTCCCACAGGTGCGGGCCGTCCTTGGTCTCGAGGCACTCGTTGCCGACGCCCGGCCCCATGACCTCGCTGAGCCCGAAGATGTCGAGGGCGTCGATGCCGAGCCGCTGCTCCAGCTCGTGCCGCATCTCGTTGGTCCAGGGCTCCGCGCCGAGCACCGCGACCTGGAGCGAGGTGGACCGCGGGTCGATGCCCTGCGCGGCCATCGCGTCGGCGATCGTGAGGAGGTAGCTCGGGGTGCACAGGATCGCGTCCGGCTCGAAGTCGCGGATGAGCTGCACCTGCCGCGCGGTCTGCCCGCCCGACATGGGGATCACGGTCGCCCCCAGCGCCTCGATGCCGGCATGCGCCCCGAGCCCGCCCGTGAACAGGCCGTAGCCGTAGGCGTTGTGCACCTTCATGCCGCGACGGATGCCGCTGGCGCGGAGAGACCGGGCCACCAGCGCCCCCCAGCGGTCGAGATCGCCGCGCGTGTAGCCGACGACGGTCGGGCGGCCGGTCGTTCCGCTGGACGCGTGGATGCGGGCGACGTCGGCCATCGGCACCGCGAACATCCCGAACGGATACGTCTCGCGCAGGTCGTCCTTGGTGGTGAAGGGCAGCCGATGCACGTCGTCGAGGGTGCGGATGTCGTCGGGGTGCACGCCCGCCTCGTCGAACTTCCGCGTGTAGAGCGGGACGTTGCGGTAGGCGTGCTGCACGGTCCACCGGAGGCGCTCGAGCTGCAGGCGCTCGATCTCGGCGCGGCTCAGCCGCTCCTCGGGGTCGAGCTCATCGGTCGTCGGCGGGCGGAGGGCGGAGGCGGGGGCGGTCATCGTCGACACGGGGACTCCTCGGAACGGGGGGATCAGAAGGTCTGGGAGGTGGTGCGGGAGCGGCCGCGGAATTCGGCGACCGCGTCGCCCTGCTCGTCCACGACCGTCACGTCGTAGAGGCCGGAGCGCCCGCTGCGGGTGCGGCGGACGGCCGTCGCGGTGAGCGTCTGCCCGGCGACGGTGGGCTTGAGGAACGAGATGTCGGCACCGGCGGCGACGGTCACCCGATCGTCCTCGTTGCAGGCGATCGCGAAGGCGGTGTCGGCGAGCGCGAACACGAGACCGCCGTGGGTGATCTGGAAGCCGTTGGTCATGTCCTCGCGGATGCGCATCGATACGACCGCGTGACCTGGGTCGTCGCGTTCGACGACGAGCCCGAGCATCGCCGAGGCCCGGTCGCGTTCCATCATGGCCCGGTTCGGCCGCACGGCCTCCGCCGTATCCGTCGCCTCCGTCATCGCCGACCTCCTCGTCGCGCTGGGACGGGACGACCGCGTCCCGTCCGCCCATAGTAACTGAACGATCGGTCAGTAACGCAAGGAGGTCGGCGGATCGAGCGGAATCGCTCAGTCGCCACCGCCGAAGACGCGAACTGCTGCGCTGCGCGCCTCCGCGGCGGTCGCCGCGCGGCTCGCACCTTCGGCCGCACGCCGGCACTCGTCCGGGCCCACCGCGTCGAGCGCGGCCGCCACCCGCCCGAGCGCGCGAGGCGTCATCGACAGCGAGGTCGCGCCGAGCCCCACGAGCACGGGGGCGAGTGCCGGGTCACCGGCCGCCTCCCCGCAGATGCCGACGGGCTTGCCCGCCGCGCGCCCCGCCGCCCCGACCGTCCCGATGAGCCGCAGGACCGCCGGCTGCCAGGGATCGTTGAGATCGGCGAGCGCACTCGACAGCCGGTCCGCGGCCAGCGTGTACTGCGCGAGGTCGTTGGTCCCGAGACTCACGAAGTCCACGACCTCGAACAGCTCAGCCGCCAGGAGTGCCGCCGCCGGGGTTTCGATCATGATCCCCGCTCTGTCCAGCCCCGCGGCACGGCACCGCGCGGCGAAGTCGGCGGCCTCGTCGACCGTGGCGACCATCGGCGCCATGACCTCCACCTCGGCGGACTCCGCATCGGCGGCCCTGGCGAGCGCGCGGAGCTGATCGTCGAGCAGGGCGGGCCGGCGACGGGAGAGGCGCAGACCCCGGACACCGAGCGCGGGATTGTCCTCGTCGTCGTCGTTCGCGAACGGCAAGGGCTTGTCGCTCCCCGCATCCAGCGTGCGCACGACGACCTTCCGCCCGGGGAATGCGCGCAGCACCCCGCGGTACGCCTCGACCTGCTCCTCGATGCTCGGCGCCTCCGTCCGGTCGAGGAAGCAGAACTCGGTGCGGAAGAGTCCGACCCCCTCGGCGTGCGCCGCGGCGGCACTCTCGGCGTCCGAGGCCCCGCCGACGTTGGCCAGGAGCGGTACGCGGGTCCCGTCCGCGAGACGGCCCCGTCCGTCGAAGGTCACCACGACCGCCGCGGCCCGCGCCTCGGCGATCTCCGCCTCGTCCGGGTCGACGTGGATCGTGCCGCGATCCCCGTCGACGAGGAGCATGGCCCCCTCGGGGATGCCGGTCGCCCCTGGCGCTCCGACCACGGCCGGGAGCCCCAGCGCCCGCGCGATGATCGCCGTGTGCGACGTGGGTCCGCCGTCCGCGGTCACGAGAGCGACGCAGCTCCCGCCGTCCAGCGCTGCCGTGTCGGCGGGAGCGAGGTCGGTCGCGACGAGCACGAACGGCTCGTCTCGTTCGGGGACGCCTGGCAGGTCCACCCGGAGGATCTCGGCGATCATGCGGTCGCGGACGTCACGGATGTCGGCGGCGCGTTCCGCCATCCTCCCGCCGAGAGCCGTGAGTGCGGCTTCGTGCGCCGCGGACGTCTCCCAGACCGCCCGCGCCGCCGTCCGCCCCTGTGCGCGCACGAGGGCGGTGGCTTCGGCGACGAGCTCCGGGTCCGAGGCGAGGAGCCGGGACGCGTCCAGGATCGCCCGCGCCTCTCCGCGGGCCCGCTCGGCGCGCGAGCGCAGCTGATCGGCGACGGCGACCGCCGCCCACTCGATCGTGGAGACCTCGGCCTCCCGACCCTCCGGCGGGACGACGGTCTCGGCATCCGGTTCGGGGAGTGCCGGTGCGAGGGACACCGCCCTCGCGGCCACACGTCCGGGGCTGACGCCGCGGCCCTGCAGCACGGATCCGGAGACGATCTCCGGTGCCGGCGCCGACTCGTGGTCGGCCCGGGCTCCCGCCTGGTCGTCGCCGGCGGTGGCGCGCGCGGGCGCGGGTGCGGGTGCGGTTCCGGGGCTGCCTGCGGCGCCCTCGTCCGTCTCGACGCCCTCGCCAAACCCGCCCTGGAAGAGCGACACCAGGCGGTCGATCGCCGCCTCCGCGTCGGCTCCCCGACCCGTGAGCTCGATCTCGGTCCCCTGACGTGCGCCGAGTGCGAGCAGCCGGGTCAGGCTCCCGGCCGCGGCTTCCGGGCCGTCCGGCAGCCGCCGCAGGCGCACGTCCGCGCCCGCCGCCGATTCCGCGATCAGGGCGGCGGGCCGGGCGTGGATGCCGAGAGGGTTGCGCACCCGCACACGACGGGACACCGTCTCCCCGGCCGGCTCCGACCCGTCAGGAGCGGGCTCCGCGGGCGACGTCTCGATGTCTTCTGCCGTCGCATCGTCCGTCGGGCCGAGCTGACCGGTCTTCGCGGCGAGGGCCGACGCGGCTTCGCCGGCGACCGCATCGAGGTCGCCCCCGGCCGCCGCGGCCACGACCGCGGCGAGGAGCCCCTCGACGAACGGCGCGGGCGCGAGCCGCACCGGCACGTCGCTGCTGCGCAATTCGAGCGCGAGCTCGGCGCTCAGCACGGCCGAACCGAGGTCCATGAGCACGAGCACGCCGTCGACGTCAGGGGCGAGCTCGTCGATCGCCGCCGACACCGCGACGGCGTCCGTCCCGAGGATCGGCGCGCCCTCCGCGTCCACACCCGCACCGGCCGCCACACGGACCTGCACGCCGCCGCCCGGCACCATCTGCAGGGCGAGTTCGAGTGCCGCCTCCCCGAGCCGGGCACTGTGGGAGACGGCGACGATCCCGATCATCCGGCGTCCGCGAGGGCCGCCGCGAGCGCCTCGAACAGGAGCGCGGTCGAGGCGGCACCGGGGTCGAGGTGACCGGCGCTGCGCTCACCGAGGTAGCTCGCCCTGCCCTTCCGGGCGACGAGCGGCACCGTGGCGTCGCGGCCGGCGACCGCGGCATCCGCCGCCGCCCTGGCAGCGGCCGCCGTATCCGCACCTCCGGCGAGGGCCGTGTCGAAGGCGTCCACCGCGGGGGCCATCGCGTCGAACATCGTCTTGTCGCCCGCCTCGGGCTTGCCCCGTGCGACGATGCCCTCGAGCCCCGCCCGCAGTGCGGCGGCGAGCGCCGGTCCGTCCAGTGTCGTCACCGCACCGGCGGACATCCCCATGCGCAGGAAGAACGTGCCGTAGAGGGGGCCACTCGCACCGCCCACCGAGCTCACCAGCGTCATGCCGACGGTC includes:
- the dhaL gene encoding dihydroxyacetone kinase subunit DhaL, which encodes MATVGTDVLVDWISRYREAVTAQRDWLTELDSAIGDADHGANMARGFTAVGEKLAATTPATIDELLKTVGMTLVSSVGGASGPLYGTFFLRMGMSAGAVTTLDGPALAAALRAGLEGIVARGKPEAGDKTMFDAMAPAVDAFDTALAGGADTAAAARAAADAAVAGRDATVPLVARKGRASYLGERSAGHLDPGAASTALLFEALAAALADAG
- a CDS encoding TetR/AcrR family transcriptional regulator, whose protein sequence is MSEMQTTRRGRPGYDQQGILAVAVAAFNEHGYDATSIGMLAERLGLSKSAIYHHFGSKDEMLDRALDSALGGLEAVVDAPLPDGAETTDAVARLEHVLRGAVHVLVDQLPAVTLLLRVRGNTDVERRALTRRRAFDRRITALVAEAQAEGALRSDIDAAVVARLTFGMINSIVEWYRPGGREGADRLADDVVAIALDGLRHP
- the paaK gene encoding phenylacetate--CoA ligase PaaK; the protein is MTAPASALRPPTTDELDPEERLSRAEIERLQLERLRWTVQHAYRNVPLYTRKFDEAGVHPDDIRTLDDVHRLPFTTKDDLRETYPFGMFAVPMADVARIHASSGTTGRPTVVGYTRGDLDRWGALVARSLRASGIRRGMKVHNAYGYGLFTGGLGAHAGIEALGATVIPMSGGQTARQVQLIRDFEPDAILCTPSYLLTIADAMAAQGIDPRSTSLQVAVLGAEPWTNEMRHELEQRLGIDALDIFGLSEVMGPGVGNECLETKDGPHLWEDHFLPEVIDGDSLQALPDGERGELVFTSLTKEAFPVIRYRTRDITRLLPGTARPGMRRMEKVTGRNDDMIILRGVNLFPTQIEELVLGIEQLTPHFILELTKEGRMDALTVRIERHPDLSLETCEAAAQVLVQRIKVFIGSSVAVRLEEPGALPRSEGKYKRVYDLR
- the paaI gene encoding hydroxyphenylacetyl-CoA thioesterase PaaI; its protein translation is MTEATDTAEAVRPNRAMMERDRASAMLGLVVERDDPGHAVVSMRIREDMTNGFQITHGGLVFALADTAFAIACNEDDRVTVAAGADISFLKPTVAGQTLTATAVRRTRSGRSGLYDVTVVDEQGDAVAEFRGRSRTTSQTF
- the ptsP gene encoding phosphoenolpyruvate--protein phosphotransferase, with amino-acid sequence MIGIVAVSHSARLGEAALELALQMVPGGGVQVRVAAGAGVDAEGAPILGTDAVAVSAAIDELAPDVDGVLVLMDLGSAVLSAELALELRSSDVPVRLAPAPFVEGLLAAVVAAAAGGDLDAVAGEAASALAAKTGQLGPTDDATAEDIETSPAEPAPDGSEPAGETVSRRVRVRNPLGIHARPAALIAESAAGADVRLRRLPDGPEAAAGSLTRLLALGARQGTEIELTGRGADAEAAIDRLVSLFQGGFGEGVETDEGAAGSPGTAPAPAPARATAGDDQAGARADHESAPAPEIVSGSVLQGRGVSPGRVAARAVSLAPALPEPDAETVVPPEGREAEVSTIEWAAVAVADQLRSRAERARGEARAILDASRLLASDPELVAEATALVRAQGRTAARAVWETSAAHEAALTALGGRMAERAADIRDVRDRMIAEILRVDLPGVPERDEPFVLVATDLAPADTAALDGGSCVALVTADGGPTSHTAIIARALGLPAVVGAPGATGIPEGAMLLVDGDRGTIHVDPDEAEIAEARAAAVVVTFDGRGRLADGTRVPLLANVGGASDAESAAAAHAEGVGLFRTEFCFLDRTEAPSIEEQVEAYRGVLRAFPGRKVVVRTLDAGSDKPLPFANDDDEDNPALGVRGLRLSRRRPALLDDQLRALARAADAESAEVEVMAPMVATVDEAADFAARCRAAGLDRAGIMIETPAAALLAAELFEVVDFVSLGTNDLAQYTLAADRLSSALADLNDPWQPAVLRLIGTVGAAGRAAGKPVGICGEAAGDPALAPVLVGLGATSLSMTPRALGRVAAALDAVGPDECRRAAEGASRAATAAEARSAAVRVFGGGD